From the Erpetoichthys calabaricus chromosome 12, fErpCal1.3, whole genome shotgun sequence genome, the window gacacggggagaacatgcaaactccacgcagggaggacccgggaagcaaacccaggtccccagatcacccaactgcgaggcagcagcgctacccactgcgccaccgtgccgccccccagatttaatgtaatttaataatgtGAACAATATTAACCTGTATTATCagatactagacaaagagcccgttttgacaacgtaagatgaaatgggcacgagtttgtgtcagcagtgtatgaagaacaaatgataagtaacgaaaaagttgttttgtaatgattgtagtccgctttactcattactgtacaggcttgtactgttagttgatgaattttccaggcctatagtataatattgaatgatgaatgttccagtacagtatggaatagtaataagtataagcaccacaaacctgatataggtgaattgaatgaatgcgtaattgaatcagaatgcgtaattaggcctcgagctgtagtcgaaatcgcctttcaggcctctagagctttaatcgaagtcgcctttctctttgaatttttgcagccgtaaatccgccgcctgccacgaagttggggttggatgtcggtctcgtaaggtttttcaggcagctacgcagaaggcaactgcacattcggcttcggacggacgtgagtgagtgagtgagtgaggaggcaggcgaattatgtattaagatatttttacttactgaataGTAGGTTACATAAAATGCAGACCATCACAACCCTGAACATCTCACCTGTCATGAATTAATACACAAAGCCTTGTTTCTTTTGAACAATTAACACAAATGTAATAACTAGAAGTCATGAAGCACTATATATCTActgtctatatataaaatcctaagcctaaaagtgcaatgattttgtgcaacgattttatgtgacatttttatgtcatgttttttgtcacgctttaaatcgggcttattttaaaacctatatatatacgGTTTAGTATCATTCTtctcagaatttatcgaactttaatgtgatgtttttagattttcagataCTTACGTCAGCAACAACGAtccaacagctgatcgagcaaagagtaggttaaaaaaaaaaaaactatttgtttcccattgtatcactgtttaagagggggtttcagagaagCGATCACATCTTCTTGGGGTGCGttctgcccccctcttcacaacgcatgCGGTAAAGACGCGAAGAGGCTGgagcgtagcgcaggccaggggggttggcgagtcgaagcgagcaagggggaaccccctagtgccatattatatttgatttgaaaaaataaatgtaccaaCATTAAAGTGCACATGCCTTATCAGCAGCACAGGTTCATAATcaaaacattattaatttttgGTTTAACCTTTCACATGAGTCACAAGGCCACTGAGGATTCAtcataaaatgcaatattaaaaaattagtaaaaagttaATATTTATTAAGGCTGATAATTAATTATACTAATTTAAATGCGCCATTTGTTTTAGGGGAAATAATGTATAACAATTGCTGATGTGTTTTATAGATTTTAACAATGATCAGAAATTATCTAAGGCAATCAAATGTATGTCAATACAAAGTTTACAGTGCACACCAAAATCCCTTTGAAGACTAGAAAATAATGCTTAAATTGACACCTTATACATTCTGCTAATACTAATCCAGTGTCTAAAACATAAAAACCATTATTTAAAAGATTATAATCATACCTTCTTTTTTTGATGATCCACTTCACATGTTTTGCCATTCTCTTCCTTCATGCTTTTGGTACACATTACTTTGTCTCTTACTGAGTCAGAGGAATGGCTGGTCTTCTTCAGTTTTGGACGTTTTTTGGGAATCTTTTGTGTTTTCTGCTCCTGCAATGCATCCCCAGTCTCTTTGGTTCCATTTTTTGTTTCCACATGGGCAGAAGTGGTACACTGTCCATTAAGAAAGGCCAAAGTTATCCCTTCCAACTTAACACATGGAGACAGACCTTTGAACTCATTCTGGTCCTCACTCTTGCCACAAAGTTCAGGTTCTGGGTAGCTTTGGCATTCCTGAAAAGGGACTTCTTTAGAGTTAAAGCCTATGCGAGAAAAGCCACTCACCTTGGAAGCTATTAAGAACTTATTGCTGAGATCATGATCACCTTTGACTTCCTTGACCATATCTCCTGAAACATTTTCCAATTTGTTTTGTTCACTGTTATGTACTGTTCCTTCATTGTTATGGGATACTGCAGAAGTTTTACAAGTGGCATGTTTTGGAGTACATGGTTCAACCCTTAAATCAAAAGGTACCACTTTGTTTGACGTTGTATGGATCACAGTCTTACTGCCAGATCCCCCAGACTTCTGACATGATAGATTTCCCTGGCAATAATCACCTACAGAAGAACTCACTGGAGTATCAGGTATTCTAGTTTTGATGACAGTTTCCAGGTTTATTAAAGATGATTCTAATTTGTTCTCATTTTCTGTCACTGAAAGGTGTAGGCCTAATGCATCTGTCAGTTCACTGTCTGGAACAGGCTGTTTTTCATTCATGTTAGTTGGTAACTGGTCTTGGAGTTTTCCTTGAACTAGATTTGTCTGTGTTGATGAGATACATTTGAGAGGTATATGAATTGTCTGCTGTAATACAGATTGTGACTGTGGACATATGGTTTTTGAAGAGCCAAGTTTGCAATGAGAATATAAAGTAGTTGGAACAGTCACCAGTAAAGGAAATGTTTCCTGGGTAGAACCAAGCCCGTTTCCAGATGAATGATCACTGCTAGGTTTCTTAGAAATACAGTTCTGTTGTAaattattagaaaaatgttgaGTTGATTTAACACCAGAAAGCAAAGTCTTCTGTTCCTTTTGGTCAATTATTGAGATTGTTTCTTGCTTGGCAACACTATGAAGATCCTCCACAAAACCACCTTTTCCATCTTTGGTTTGCAAGGTGGAAGCAAGAACTGGGTTTGCTACACCAACATAAGTTCCCAGCACAGTTCCAACAGAACTGTGTAACGGAGTCTTAATCCAGGATGCAGGAGCTTCCTTGGGCTGACAAGACAACTGATCCCCAGATTTTTTTGGATGCACTCCACCATTTCTTACAGAGTCTGGAAATATCATAAATGGAGATGTGAATCCTAAATTGCCTGCCTGAGTCGATGGTAACCGCTTTAAAGAAGAAAGATCATTCTTGGTGGCTTCCATGGGAGTCAGCACTGGCATAGGCGGCGTTTTCCGGAGGTCTTTTGCCACCTTCTGCCGCTTAGATTTTGCAGACAAATCAAGGGGTATATCTCTAACTTCAAGAGGAGTGACAACAGACTGTTCTTCAAGAGAAGGTGGACATTTCATCTGAACATAAGTTAATGGAGGCGTCTCAGTACAGATGTGGAGTaaactcttttctttttcacTGTGAATCTTAGGGTGTGCAGTCAAGGTTGACAGAGAATGTGTGTTTGTTACACTGAGGCAAACCGATGAATGGGAAGCTAATGGAAGAGAGGGCTGGGGGGTTGATGCTGCCTGAGGTTGTTTAGTGGGAAGTGACAGTGACAAAGGTGCAGCCACAGAAACAGCAGGTGTGCATAAAACCGTGGTGATATTAGAACTCTTGATGACAGAGGGCAACCCTGATGCAGCAGTACATTTTTCGGAAATGCAAGATGATTTGGACTCAGCAGAAAGTGTTCTGCTTAAGGAAAAGTTAAAATGGTTTGTGCTTAACTTTGTAATCGTGCcaacatttatattttgtaagtTTTGCTCTGGTACTAATTGTGATGAATTGGCTTCTTTGGAGTTTCCAACAGTCTTTCCCAATGCCACAGGAAGTGTTATTTTACAGAATGGTGATCCACAGCTTGTAGATGGTGTAAATGCCATAGGCTGAGCTTGGTTAAATAGTGAAGGgcattgaaatgttgtggaaagATTGACTAAAGGCTGGGCCTGCTTCAGCGGCAGACTTGCTCTTTTTGCTGATCCAGTTGCACTAAAGCAAGGGCTCATTGGCAAAGGAAGACAGTTCATAGGCCCTGCAGGCCACTGTTGTCCAGGAATAGCTGTAATGCAATCTGAAGTAAGCTTAGACTCCTCACCTTTCTCAGACAGTGTCTTTTTTGCAGAGGATATATTTGATGATAGTGCCTTGTCCTGAATATTTGAGACAATACACTGAGTGTACCTGCTGTCATCACAAACCACAACCTCAGATGGAGTATCTTGAACACTGTTTGATGTTTGATTCGACAACCCCATTGATACGGCTGGTCGCACATCTGTAAGTTCAGAAGATGTGGAGTCTATAGGGCAACGTCCAACCATATTCTCTAACATTGCCAAAGATGTGCCATCTTCCTTGTTACCTTCTTCTCTATCCTCATTGCTCATCTGATTAGAGTTCACCTTAATGTTTAAGaaacacagcaaagaaaaaaattagtatTTTCTTACATAACTCAAGAATTTAACTGGGGgaattttacaatataaattccttcaaattattatttttaccacaTTTGGACATCTTTAGTCACAACATATGCAGCAGTTCACAAGATTAGCCTTGTtacttttcataaaaaataaaataattttgtccattgaaaaagagaatttcaaataaagaataaaatttcacaaatgtattgtgaaattcaAGGGCAAATGTTTACAATTTTGAATCAAACTACAGTTATCCTTTTATAACTTTCTGATATTAAAGTAGTTATGTGTGCAATGTGATTCCACTATTGGCAAGCAAGTATTGCTGCACTCTTTAAAGGGTTTGACACACATCTGCTTGCATTTTTCTAGAAGATTATGAGCAAACgtaagtttttcttttcaaatctgACAAGTCCAAATAAAATTGCTATATTCAACCAATCACTAAGCAATTTTATGGAACTTACCTTAAAGATAATTAATACTTATTTCGACATTCCACAAATTTCATTTTTCAGTCTCAAAGATTAGaaacactaaaatattttttttttccaaatcacaGGGGCTACTCAGTAACATTTTATCGCCTATATTATCACTTTTGAAAATCTGCAATTAAGTTAAGGATTTGTATTTGCCTGATAGATGTTAACATAGGATTTCCTGCTAGGATTAAAACACTGTCACATATACTATTGCTAAGCAAAATTATTGCAAATTAAGTTTACTACGTAGGGTACAAAGAAACAGTGTGACATTGGATTCCCTTCACCTCCTCATCAAGAACAACTGAATAAGAAAGAGAGGTAATACCTGGATATTTAAACTAACAATTCCACAAAATAAGTTAAAGAAATACTTTGTTGATCTACCttctaattaaaagaaaacaaaatgcgtATGGATCTGTGAAACTGAAATTAAGAAGCCATTACCTGTAAAGGAGAAGTGTTACTGCAACATTCTTTAATTGTCAGCTGTGTAGCTGTTTGGGTTGTATCCTCCTCTGCGAAAGATGCCTTTCTgataaagaaataagaaataaaaagtgtgaataaccaaaatccacaaaataaatacatattccaAAAGACTTGCTTTTCATATTTacgacaaacaaataaataaataaattcaaatcaaaAACTACTCTTTTTGGTACTTTTTATAAATTTAGTTTCAATTCTAAAATGTGGTCTGAATGCATCATCCATCTTgtaatacagggtggtccagatctaactatgcaacttttagatctggaccaccctatagaaatGTGTAGCAAAGGGGAGGCtgcagttaaaaaatatttaattcaataaatcaTGATCAATAAAACATTAATGGACAAAGAATAATTTAGGGTGACTCACTTTAGTTAAAGGGCTTGGGgtgaaaaattcaaatatttaaaagctaAACACAGAAAAGAGAAACAATGCATCTTTATCAGTATTACTTGTCTAAGCTCTTTCTGAATTACTGATAAAAACATTACATGAAAAAACAGCTAACTTGTAACATAATTATTGTGAAAACCTGCTTTGAGTTTCTCCACAAACTTTTACTGTATGGTTCATCATCCAAGCATTTAAGGTTTACTTGAGAAAAATATAACCTAAACTAAATAACTTCCACCTGTAGGAAGCCAGAATGGAAAGAATCATAGTTGGAGACAATTATTCACATATCTTACAtgaattctgtaataaattaatGTAAGACAATGAGGACAGTAGTTAGACATATCAGGATTCTACAATATTCTGTGCTAAAACTATTCACTCCCTTATCATTAGGTGGGAAAAGTTCCACCCGAGCCTTATAAAGTAGGAACAGGTTGAAGGGATATATGAATGGATCTAGTAGCTTAATAGCAGGAAGCTTAAATTTTAAGTTCCACACTATACCCTCTGGACTGCAAAGCAATCATAATGAAACATAGTACTTAAGGAATACTGCAAAATTTAAAAGCTTAgaacaaatatttttccattttttaaaaataattaacggTAGTCTTTATACTTTAAGATTACATACTTGTTTTAACTTTTATGGTTGAAGAACACTTGACAACATAGTTCCAAAAGAAAATAATCTTCACATTTCACAAAGCAGTCAAGAAATAGAATAGAATACTCAgttaaattaaacttgtcattatCCCTATCATTTCATTAAAAGAGtccaaaatataatttattagaaAGTTATAAAATTTTAAACTACTAACACTGCTTTAAAATTAAATGAGTAGAGATCCATGTAGAACACACACTAAGGATTTAACTTGTATttgtacactagcaaaatacccgcgcttcgcagcggagaagtagtgtgttaaagaggttatgtaaacatccatccatccattttccaacccgctgaatccgaacacagggtcacgggggtctgctggagccaatcccagccaacacagggcacaaggcaggaaccaatcccgggcagggtgccaacccaccgcaggacatacacaaacacacccacacaccaagcacacactagggccaatttagaatcgccaatccacctaacctgcatgtctttggactgtgggaggaaaccggagcgcccggaggaaacccacgcagacacggggagaacatgcaaactccacgcagggaggacccgggaagcgaacccaggtccccagatctcccaactgcgaggcagcagtgctacccactgcgccaccatgccgcccttatgtaaacatatatatacatatacatatatatacatatctacatatacacatatctacatatacatatatatacatataaacatatatatatatatatatatatacacatccacatatatatacatatatatatatatacacatatcaacatatatatacacatacatatacacacatacatacacacacacatatacatacatacatagtgcgctgtgattgttacatgggagggagacgacaaatcacagcttcccgctttctaatcgggcctgtgattggtgctttgactgatgctcagatcccacagtatctcgccttaggagaggcgttaggcaagtgtaattgaatagcggtgctgcaagtttagctttacacctgtttttaaggcttattgactgaaaggggctttcatgaaaaaagttagggctttgctacaggatacaccctccacaagttaaggaagtaaaaataaaggtatatatttctattttatttaaaccttttaagtttgcatgcgggtggtatggtggcgcagtgaaaggtgccagttaggagacccgggttcgcttccctgcgtggagtttgaatgttctccccgtgtctgtctgggtttcctcccacagtccaaagacatgcaggttaggtgcattggcgattctaaattgtccctggtgtgtgggtgtgtgtggatgtgtgcaccctgcggtgggctggcaccttgcccggggtttgtttcctgccttgtgccctgtgttggcagggactggctcctgtatttaggatatagcgggttggataatggatggatggacatttgtatgtatagccccatttgcccgttttcgttttttttctttcttcagtaatatttcagcaaacccggagcttgtcagttcaaatcctggtactgacaccactgtgtgaccctgaggaagtcaattcacctgcctgtgctgcaaaaaacaaaagtaatgtaacaaattgtacctcagatgttgcaagttgctggaataaaggcataagtcaaatagataaatatgtattatacacataggaactattcatttattttcagttaagtcatctgcagcaaacctttagaaatgagggtttctcctttttagatagtgcaaactgtttcttcttcattgaggttttctcttggagagcttttttcatttcattgaaaattaaagcagcagctgccaaaatatgtagctttcttattaatttttcaacattgtgtaaaataactttataaagtaacataaaaggtttaaatactggttatccttttacactaaaatattattaaagagatacaaaaaaagtaaaatgcatatgttgcttttctttaaggagattaaatattactgaagaaagaaaaaaaaaaaactaaaacagccaaatggggctatgcatacgagcttaaaaggtttaaataaaacagaaatatatacctttatttttacttccttaacttgtggagggtgtatcctgtagcaaagccctaacttttttcttgaaagcccatttcagtcaataagtcttaaaaagaggtgtaaagatattgacaataagctacgcaaacccaccaagacatggaatcgtttaaatcaaggcgcgagtcgaaaaacaccatcccatactattagttaacgattaacacatttctatatgtattgtaagcatacaatacaactgataatatgttgcgcttatttatctggtgtaccaacatttttgcgcgtttaacggctgaaatccaacgtggtttgtgcccttcagaatgaaaacagtttgcatttacctttttaataaaaggcgagcttttaagcctgagaaatcaccccgtaaatgcacaggtttaattgcacatgtgttaatatgtatgcttacacactgtttcttcttcattgaggttttctctagcatgtagactggggtaattacattcaccgcattcgtagtctgaatcacaatctgattgtatgggtggttacctaccaggtaacgcttatggttggccagcaagtcagctaacaacagccacggtgccttcagttgtgagaagcagattatagaatggttgaaaatagtttactgtcaaataatgcaaagagtacgcgacacgtgtttcgccctaattcttggctcatcaggcgtacacactcactgcactcctttacgggaatcaaacctcggacgtcagtgctagaggggcttcgcagcggtgaagtattgcttttaaattttaattaagaagaaaagaaaacctttttaaatggtgggaaaatataccaataacaatttgttaaggatctgtttttttgtgaagctgcctttacacagcctgtccgctgttttataaacgaacgccatataaggcagtcctttctccttcacagtcagttcacgtgattacgtgtgaggcgtgatgacgcaatacgcaacCCCTGCAAACCCACCTCCCACGGCAggcgagctgcagtctattactgtatatggacaaaaaaagaggttccagttatgatcattatgctttgaatttcgaaatgaaacctgcctaacttttgtaagtaagctgtaaggaatgagcctgccaaaattcagccttccacctacacgggaagttggagaattagtgatgagtgagtgagtgagtgagtgctttgccttttattagtatagataaaaaaaaaaccaagattcAAAAGTTGGGCTAACCGGCTTCAGTAAATGGATAGGTGAACAGCTTATAAACCATCATATGATACTGATTGCTCTAAACTTGATAGAGTAAAGTACACTCATACTCTTCTTCTCCAGCAATATCAAGAGGCACACGCTAATAGCCAGGAGATTAACTTTGACATGAAATACTAATTAGAGCATAAAATATTGTTACAAGAATAGCATAGTCTCCAAAATTGAAATACTACCTTGGTGTAAAACAAAAGAACTCTTGGCTAATTGCACCTTTATCTTCAATATTATTTCAAATTCTTACTGTAAAAATGTAGAAACAGACAAAAATTCTTACATGCTATAGAAACTGTCCCTGTATTGACCATAATAGAGACACTGATTTGGTTCAAAACTTAACTTTGTGCACTAACATAATTGTACTTAAAATCATCTTGTGCACACTAGCCCTAATGCTTCGTCCTACACCAGGTCACTATCCaggtagagtttgcacattcttaccatgtctgcatgtttttttctccaggtacccTGAATGAATCAGTTACAGTTCTTTAATGTtttcaatcattttaaattattttaatcataCACAAGTGAAACATCCATTTACATATTTTCTATGGACCCATTGAAAAAAAGTGTTAACCAAGCATCAATATGTGCTAGGAACATCTGTCAAGAGATGGGATACAAAATTACACTGTGGCTAGTCATCTCTCAAAGATGACCAAGGACTAGCCAACTTTCAACAATAGTGATAGTAGAAAATATTGCCACAGTGGAGTTAATCATACTGTAGAATAGAAGAGTGATGGAATGCATGAAATAGCAGACACTAAACGGATTAATTATGGGTCATTTGAATCAGTTCTTCATGAACAATTAAATATGAGCAAGATCTGTGTACACTGGGTACTTTGAATGTTGACTCTTAAAATGAAGCGTCACTACATACAATATTCCAAGGAGAATTTCAACGAATAAATATGGACTGGAAAAGTTTCATGACCGGGAGTTCAAACAACAGTCTTAAAAATGGGAACATGGTGATTCTCCAAATCCCAATTGAGTATAAGATCACATTAACTTTTTTATAATAGTGCAGATGTAGTACTTATTGATTGCATTGCTCAGATGCCTACATAACTAGTCTATAAAATTCTAATGTTTGCTGCAGTCCATTAGGGAAAAACAGTAAGGGATATTTGTCAACCAGTTTACTTCTGCTTCATGACAATCCCAAAGCCACAAACCAAAGGGTTGCAAAGGCTGCTCTGCAAAGCCATGGATATGTTATTGATACTATATAAGGATAATGGCCACACGAACATCCACACTAACACAAAGACAGAATAGACATCACTCCACAAGTGGCCAAATCATGTTCATGTATATCTAAAACTGTTGAAAATCTGAAGTTGAAATTTTGAGgggaaaactttaaaaatatatacaaataatgtaatagtaacaaaaaatgcagtaaatgCAACAGCTGAGTATTTATGTTTTGAAAGTGAATCATTACCCATGCTGATGTTGAACGCACAAGCACAAGGTGAAAGGAAAATAGGCAAAGGGAACCCTCCATGATGGCTATGCTTTAATCTGACATGCCAAAAGATGAAAGCAGcatgaaaagtttaaaaacaaatgctgtatgttgttttctgaaaaaataaatccatgtttaaaaaaagtaaaattgataGTGCACCCAGTCTAATGTATACCTtttacagtgggtacagaaagtattcagacccccttcaatttttcactctttgtcatattgcagacttttgctaaaatcatttaaattaattttttccctcattaatgtacccacagcaccccatattgacaaacaaaaaaaagaatttttgaaattgttgcagatttattaaaaaagaaaaactgaaatatcacatggtcctaagtattcagaccctttgctcagtatttagtagaagcacccttttgagctaatacagctatgagtcttcttgggaaagatgcaacaagtttttcacacctggatttggggatcctctgccattcctccttgcagatcctctccagttctgtcaggttggatggtaaacgttggtggacagccatttttaggtctctccagagatgctcaattgggtttaagtcagggctctggctgggccattcaagaacagtcacag encodes:
- the bcorl1 gene encoding BCL-6 corepressor-like protein 1 isoform X2, yielding MVSAPPLCNSVHDWVNSDRIRMCGISEERKASFAEEDTTQTATQLTIKECCSNTSPLQVNSNQMSNEDREEGNKEDGTSLAMLENMVGRCPIDSTSSELTDVRPAVSMGLSNQTSNSVQDTPSEVVVCDDSRYTQCIVSNIQDKALSSNISSAKKTLSEKGEESKLTSDCITAIPGQQWPAGPMNCLPLPMSPCFSATGSAKRASLPLKQAQPLVNLSTTFQCPSLFNQAQPMAFTPSTSCGSPFCKITLPVALGKTVGNSKEANSSQLVPEQNLQNINVGTITKLSTNHFNFSLSRTLSAESKSSCISEKCTAASGLPSVIKSSNITTVLCTPAVSVAAPLSLSLPTKQPQAASTPQPSLPLASHSSVCLSVTNTHSLSTLTAHPKIHSEKEKSLLHICTETPPLTYVQMKCPPSLEEQSVVTPLEVRDIPLDLSAKSKRQKVAKDLRKTPPMPVLTPMEATKNDLSSLKRLPSTQAGNLGFTSPFMIFPDSVRNGGVHPKKSGDQLSCQPKEAPASWIKTPLHSSVGTVLGTYVGVANPVLASTLQTKDGKGGFVEDLHSVAKQETISIIDQKEQKTLLSGVKSTQHFSNNLQQNCISKKPSSDHSSGNGLGSTQETFPLLVTVPTTLYSHCKLGSSKTICPQSQSVLQQTIHIPLKCISSTQTNLVQGKLQDQLPTNMNEKQPVPDSELTDALGLHLSVTENENKLESSLINLETVIKTRIPDTPVSSSVGDYCQGNLSCQKSGGSGSKTVIHTTSNKVVPFDLRVEPCTPKHATCKTSAVSHNNEGTVHNSEQNKLENVSGDMVKEVKGDHDLSNKFLIASKVSGFSRIGFNSKEVPFQECQSYPEPELCGKSEDQNEFKGLSPCVKLEGITLAFLNGQCTTSAHVETKNGTKETGDALQEQKTQKIPKKRPKLKKTSHSSDSVRDKVMCTKSMKEENGKTCEVDHQKKKRRKRRVSAIKEAKNKQPVCQPPEDKRRKRRRRGIIPKTNGVSKKEEENNVLDSSSLIKKEHPGENDNNTPRLGRGRRSTALKDPWTNPSSLRRISTHPRVAKGRLLASENFYADEDTAGYESSEEIPRKKRRRRRNRKYQNGEYITDQEVQEEAEESIVCTRLSARTDFQTPTGSCRRNLPQLCKCPSPSPVHVSGNRCQTRLGSLRIRSESSSPQCGDLEHARNLLKDQTDKPAGKRKCKTKHLSDGVEEKKVKLKRGRSLKRTGASFPSQDSSSAKKHQGSISLSSPKGTLSPHVGRRGGALGRNALDTPPGRPIPPEARRLIVNKNAGETLLQRAARLGYQEVVDYCLEKELCDVNHRDNAGYTALHEACARGWINIVKLLVEHGADVNCSAQDGTRPIHDAVANDNLNVVRILLSHGADPTLSTYSGQSAMKLANSPSMKSFLTEYFGDLEDRSEEDPKLRWDVYGSSVFETDKEMCWDFLLTPPSEEDETKRHEEDEDSDSFLFEFSEDPLLPSYNIQTSFSKGSCNWMLLSDVLKRLKVSARIFQARYPHLEVTSIAEAEFYKQTSLSQLVQPPKDLHSGGGDENRIVELVCCVPELLALLGSTFHRVKDDLDSSWDSTR
- the bcorl1 gene encoding BCL-6 corepressor-like protein 1 isoform X1 translates to MSNSKDEVLSSLGHRVVQETGRRILPDCAVPAVVPGLVAMVSAPPLCNSVHDWVNSDRIRMCGISEERKASFAEEDTTQTATQLTIKECCSNTSPLQVNSNQMSNEDREEGNKEDGTSLAMLENMVGRCPIDSTSSELTDVRPAVSMGLSNQTSNSVQDTPSEVVVCDDSRYTQCIVSNIQDKALSSNISSAKKTLSEKGEESKLTSDCITAIPGQQWPAGPMNCLPLPMSPCFSATGSAKRASLPLKQAQPLVNLSTTFQCPSLFNQAQPMAFTPSTSCGSPFCKITLPVALGKTVGNSKEANSSQLVPEQNLQNINVGTITKLSTNHFNFSLSRTLSAESKSSCISEKCTAASGLPSVIKSSNITTVLCTPAVSVAAPLSLSLPTKQPQAASTPQPSLPLASHSSVCLSVTNTHSLSTLTAHPKIHSEKEKSLLHICTETPPLTYVQMKCPPSLEEQSVVTPLEVRDIPLDLSAKSKRQKVAKDLRKTPPMPVLTPMEATKNDLSSLKRLPSTQAGNLGFTSPFMIFPDSVRNGGVHPKKSGDQLSCQPKEAPASWIKTPLHSSVGTVLGTYVGVANPVLASTLQTKDGKGGFVEDLHSVAKQETISIIDQKEQKTLLSGVKSTQHFSNNLQQNCISKKPSSDHSSGNGLGSTQETFPLLVTVPTTLYSHCKLGSSKTICPQSQSVLQQTIHIPLKCISSTQTNLVQGKLQDQLPTNMNEKQPVPDSELTDALGLHLSVTENENKLESSLINLETVIKTRIPDTPVSSSVGDYCQGNLSCQKSGGSGSKTVIHTTSNKVVPFDLRVEPCTPKHATCKTSAVSHNNEGTVHNSEQNKLENVSGDMVKEVKGDHDLSNKFLIASKVSGFSRIGFNSKEVPFQECQSYPEPELCGKSEDQNEFKGLSPCVKLEGITLAFLNGQCTTSAHVETKNGTKETGDALQEQKTQKIPKKRPKLKKTSHSSDSVRDKVMCTKSMKEENGKTCEVDHQKKKRRKRRVSAIKEAKNKQPVCQPPEDKRRKRRRRGIIPKTNGVSKKEEENNVLDSSSLIKKEHPGENDNNTPRLGRGRRSTALKDPWTNPSSLRRISTHPRVAKGRLLASENFYADEDTAGYESSEEIPRKKRRRRRNRKYQNGEYITDQEVQEEAEESIVCTRLSARTDFQTPTGSCRRNLPQLCKCPSPSPVHVSGNRCQTRLGSLRIRSESSSPQCGDLEHARNLLKDQTDKPAGKRKCKTKHLSDGVEEKKVKLKRGRSLKRTGASFPSQDSSSAKKHQGSISLSSPKGTLSPHVGRRGGALGRNALDTPPGRPIPPEARRLIVNKNAGETLLQRAARLGYQEVVDYCLEKELCDVNHRDNAGYTALHEACARGWINIVKLLVEHGADVNCSAQDGTRPIHDAVANDNLNVVRILLSHGADPTLSTYSGQSAMKLANSPSMKSFLTEYFGDLEDRSEEDPKLRWDVYGSSVFETDKEMCWDFLLTPPSEEDETKRHEEDEDSDSFLFEFSEDPLLPSYNIQTSFSKGSCNWMLLSDVLKRLKVSARIFQARYPHLEVTSIAEAEFYKQTSLSQLVQPPKDLHSGGGDENRIVELVCCVPELLALLGSTFHRVKDDLDSSWDSTR